A stretch of the Haloarcula ordinaria genome encodes the following:
- a CDS encoding ATP-binding protein produces MSDLGDFTEFSADADGDSGDDPTERADAGEESTTTPTGEAADDTFEQMDAEPAAPDTGLGVLSAANGLRISEEADETCLRAYVTAANRSAVRIGKYLLVPYPGGERLFCRITALEYAQEFRADDATEIHARRAMREQGIDEQDFKFMAELDPVAVLYSDDGELKRRMTDRVPKPETVIREATDKTEIKTGLKIPEDGVFLGHLSVGGEKVRTAAEPPTIDYRLKDDYEAGDPLVFRHTLVAGGTGSGKTHSSKNVLRQYLGRTYGMGDGRTPELAVVQFDPQDEYAQMHDDNPAMTDEFARRCAREGISHGGYDDTIAFVPKVAGAEYSASHHHAEQVEFTIPFSLVYENPWLIAGSSLNDNQYGALLNTLLPRFKRQYGSNGTYSEFKTFLSDPAMKEELDEAGDVHEATFDAIKRRVQGFDAVFDQDARPITDQVPQLVRDGGLTVIPTYHITDSRTASTIVLAVSSLLIDQKLSNDPTYDRIKETPLVLGMDEAHNFLTDADSVQARKVIGKFTEAAKQGRKERLGLYLITQDPQDIADPVFKQINTKMVLNLGDEDAISAVNIPSNLESKVPYMEKGQRVVYSPDNSEPVELIGLSTCVTRHGRD; encoded by the coding sequence ATGTCCGACCTCGGGGATTTCACCGAATTCAGCGCCGACGCCGACGGAGACAGTGGGGACGACCCGACCGAACGCGCCGACGCCGGCGAGGAATCCACCACCACACCGACAGGCGAGGCGGCCGACGACACCTTCGAGCAGATGGACGCGGAGCCGGCGGCCCCCGACACCGGCCTGGGCGTCCTCTCTGCAGCCAACGGCCTGCGCATCAGTGAGGAGGCCGACGAGACATGTCTGCGTGCCTACGTCACCGCCGCGAACCGCTCGGCGGTCCGCATCGGCAAGTACCTCCTGGTCCCGTATCCGGGGGGCGAACGCCTCTTCTGTCGCATCACCGCCCTCGAGTACGCCCAGGAGTTCCGGGCCGACGACGCGACGGAGATCCACGCCCGCCGGGCGATGCGCGAGCAGGGCATCGACGAACAGGACTTCAAGTTCATGGCCGAGCTCGACCCCGTCGCGGTCCTGTACAGCGACGACGGGGAACTCAAGCGCCGGATGACCGACCGCGTCCCCAAGCCCGAGACGGTCATCCGGGAGGCCACCGACAAGACCGAGATCAAGACCGGCCTGAAGATACCCGAAGACGGCGTCTTCCTCGGCCACCTCTCGGTCGGCGGCGAGAAGGTCCGCACCGCCGCCGAACCGCCGACCATCGATTACCGCCTGAAAGACGACTACGAGGCCGGCGACCCGCTCGTGTTCCGCCACACGCTCGTCGCCGGCGGGACGGGGTCGGGCAAGACCCACAGCTCGAAGAACGTCCTCCGCCAGTACCTGGGCCGGACCTACGGGATGGGCGACGGCCGCACGCCCGAGCTCGCCGTCGTCCAGTTCGACCCGCAGGACGAGTACGCCCAGATGCACGACGACAACCCCGCGATGACCGACGAGTTCGCCCGCCGGTGTGCGCGCGAGGGCATCTCCCACGGGGGCTACGACGACACCATCGCGTTCGTCCCGAAGGTCGCCGGCGCGGAGTACAGTGCCAGCCACCACCACGCCGAGCAGGTGGAGTTCACCATCCCCTTCTCGCTGGTCTACGAGAACCCGTGGCTCATCGCCGGGTCGAGCCTCAACGACAACCAGTACGGCGCGCTGCTCAACACCTTACTCCCGCGATTCAAGCGCCAGTACGGCTCGAACGGGACCTACAGCGAGTTCAAGACCTTCCTCTCGGACCCGGCGATGAAAGAGGAGCTCGACGAGGCCGGCGACGTCCACGAGGCCACCTTCGACGCCATCAAGCGCCGCGTCCAGGGGTTCGACGCCGTCTTCGACCAGGACGCCCGGCCCATCACCGACCAGGTGCCCCAGCTGGTCCGTGATGGCGGCCTCACGGTCATCCCGACGTACCACATCACCGACTCCCGGACGGCGTCGACCATCGTGCTCGCGGTGTCGAGCCTGCTCATCGACCAGAAGCTCTCGAACGACCCGACCTACGATCGCATCAAGGAGACTCCACTGGTGCTCGGGATGGACGAGGCCCACAACTTCCTCACCGACGCCGACAGCGTCCAGGCCCGGAAGGTCATCGGGAAGTTCACCGAGGCCGCGAAACAGGGGCGCAAGGAGCGCCTGGGGCTCTACCTCATCACGCAGGACCCACAGGACATCGCCGACCCGGTGTTCAAGCAGATAAACACCAAGATGGTCCTCAACCTCGGGGACGAGGACGCCATCTCGGCGGTGAACATCCCCAGCAACCTGGAGTCGAAGGTCCCCTACATGGAGAAAGGGCAACGCGTGGTCTACTCGCCGGACAACTCAGAACCCGTCGAGCTCATCGGGCTCTCGACCTGTGTCACCCGCCACGGCCGGGACTGA